The following proteins are co-located in the Bradyrhizobium sp. AZCC 2176 genome:
- the nirB gene encoding nitrite reductase large subunit NirB, producing the protein MLEKINKQKLVVIGNGMAGIRTVEVLLDRAPDLYDITVFGSEPYGNYNRILLSPVLAGEKTVNDIMLNTEQWYEDNGITLRKGEMIEMIDRRTCEVVTAEGARVPYDRLLIATGSNPIMLPLPGKDLPGVIGFRDIQDVERMVQASTSYKNAVVIGGGLLGLEAANGLMKRGMNVTVVHLLDTLMERQLDQVAGGLLRKSLEERGMVFKMPAQTEAILGEDRVTGVRFADGEELPADLVVMAVGIRPNVELARKAGLYCERGIVVSDTMQTYDGRIYAVGECVQHRRQTYGLVAPLFDQAKVCANHLAMKGFATYDGSVVSTKLKVTGIDLFSAGDFAPGADKEEIVMQDASRGVYKRIILRDKKIVGAVLYGDTIDGPWYFQHLRDGTDVSQMRERLVFGAANLGDGGHSGKNSVAAMSDDAEICGCNGVCKGTIVKAISEKKLFTIDDVRAHTKASSSCGSCTGLVEQVLAFTLGGDYSAAPKVKPMCACTDHSHDDARRVIIENSLKTIPDVMRFMDWKTPNGCHSCRPALNYYLLATWPGEYRDDQQSRYINERVHANIQKDGTYSVVPRMWGGVTTPDELRAIADVADKFKIPTVKVTGGQRIDLLGVKKEDLPAVWADLNNAGMVSGHAYAKGLRTVKTCVGSEWCRFGTQDSTGLGIKIEKFMWGSWTPAKVKLAVSGCPRNCAEATCKDVGVVCVDSGFEIHFAGAAGLHIKGTEFLTKVATEEETLEIIAALTQLYREQGWYLERMYKWCDRIGLDAIRKQVVEDVVNRKALFGRFAHSQQFSQSDPWAARAQRGVDRNEFTPLAELELA; encoded by the coding sequence ATGCTCGAGAAAATAAACAAGCAAAAGTTGGTGGTGATCGGCAACGGTATGGCCGGCATCCGCACGGTAGAAGTGCTGCTGGATCGTGCCCCCGACCTTTATGACATCACCGTCTTCGGTTCCGAGCCCTACGGCAACTACAACCGGATTCTGCTGTCGCCCGTGCTCGCCGGCGAGAAGACGGTCAATGACATCATGCTCAACACGGAGCAGTGGTACGAGGATAACGGGATCACGCTGCGCAAGGGCGAAATGATCGAGATGATCGATCGGCGTACCTGCGAAGTCGTCACCGCGGAAGGCGCGCGGGTGCCTTACGATCGCCTGCTGATCGCTACCGGCTCGAACCCGATCATGTTGCCGCTTCCGGGCAAGGACCTTCCGGGCGTCATCGGCTTTCGCGATATTCAGGACGTCGAGCGCATGGTTCAGGCCTCGACGAGCTACAAGAACGCCGTTGTGATCGGCGGCGGTCTGCTCGGCCTCGAAGCCGCCAACGGATTGATGAAGCGCGGCATGAACGTCACCGTCGTGCATCTGCTCGATACGTTGATGGAGCGCCAGCTCGATCAGGTCGCGGGCGGATTGCTGCGCAAGTCGCTGGAAGAGCGCGGCATGGTATTCAAGATGCCCGCGCAGACGGAAGCGATCCTGGGTGAGGACCGCGTGACCGGCGTGCGCTTCGCCGACGGCGAGGAACTCCCCGCCGATCTGGTCGTGATGGCGGTCGGCATCCGTCCGAATGTCGAGCTGGCGCGCAAGGCAGGGCTCTACTGCGAGCGCGGCATCGTCGTCTCCGACACCATGCAGACCTATGACGGGCGCATCTATGCGGTCGGCGAATGCGTGCAGCATCGTCGCCAGACCTACGGTCTGGTGGCTCCCCTGTTCGACCAGGCCAAGGTTTGCGCCAACCACCTCGCCATGAAGGGCTTTGCCACCTATGACGGTTCGGTCGTTTCGACCAAATTGAAGGTGACCGGGATCGACCTGTTCTCCGCCGGCGACTTCGCGCCGGGTGCGGACAAGGAAGAGATCGTCATGCAGGACGCTTCCCGCGGCGTCTACAAGCGGATCATTCTGCGCGACAAGAAAATTGTCGGCGCTGTGCTCTATGGCGATACCATCGACGGCCCATGGTACTTCCAGCATCTGCGCGACGGTACCGACGTTTCGCAAATGCGCGAGCGGCTGGTGTTCGGCGCCGCCAATCTCGGCGACGGCGGCCACAGCGGCAAGAACTCGGTCGCCGCCATGAGCGACGACGCGGAAATCTGCGGATGCAACGGCGTCTGCAAGGGCACGATCGTCAAGGCGATCAGCGAAAAGAAGCTGTTCACGATCGACGACGTGCGCGCCCACACCAAGGCATCGTCGTCCTGCGGCTCCTGTACCGGCCTGGTCGAGCAGGTTCTCGCCTTTACGCTCGGCGGCGACTATTCGGCGGCCCCGAAGGTCAAGCCGATGTGCGCGTGCACCGATCACAGCCATGACGACGCGCGCCGTGTCATCATCGAGAACTCATTGAAGACCATCCCCGATGTCATGAGGTTCATGGACTGGAAGACGCCGAACGGGTGCCATTCCTGCCGGCCTGCGCTGAACTATTACCTGCTCGCCACCTGGCCCGGCGAGTATCGGGACGATCAGCAGTCGCGCTACATCAACGAACGCGTTCACGCCAATATCCAGAAGGATGGGACGTATTCGGTCGTGCCCCGGATGTGGGGCGGCGTCACGACGCCGGATGAATTGCGCGCCATCGCCGATGTTGCGGACAAGTTCAAGATTCCGACCGTCAAGGTGACCGGTGGACAGCGCATCGATCTTCTCGGCGTGAAGAAGGAGGATCTGCCCGCGGTCTGGGCCGACCTCAATAATGCGGGGATGGTGTCCGGCCACGCCTATGCCAAGGGCCTGCGCACGGTGAAGACCTGTGTCGGTTCGGAATGGTGCCGTTTCGGCACGCAGGATTCGACCGGTCTCGGGATCAAGATCGAAAAGTTCATGTGGGGCTCGTGGACGCCGGCCAAGGTGAAACTTGCGGTGTCCGGTTGTCCGCGCAACTGCGCGGAAGCAACCTGCAAGGATGTCGGCGTCGTCTGCGTCGATTCCGGGTTCGAGATTCATTTTGCCGGCGCCGCCGGTCTTCACATCAAGGGGACCGAGTTCCTGACCAAGGTCGCGACCGAAGAGGAGACGCTCGAAATCATCGCCGCATTGACCCAGCTTTATCGCGAGCAGGGCTGGTATCTGGAGCGCATGTACAAGTGGTGCGATCGGATCGGTCTCGATGCGATCCGCAAGCAGGTGGTCGAAGACGTCGTCAACCGCAAGGCGCTGTTTGGCCGCTTCGCCCATTCGCAGCAATTCTCGCAGAGCGATCCGTGGGCGGCGCGCGCCCAGCGCGGCGTTGACCGCAACGAATTCACCCCGCTGGCGGAGCTGGAACTCGCATGA
- the nirD gene encoding nitrite reductase small subunit NirD gives MSTWIEIGALNDIPVLGSRVVRTASGDIAVFRTADDEVFALDDRCPHKGGPLSQGIVHNKRVTCPLHNFVIELKSGTAVAPDEGCTRAHPTKVENDIVWLCVQTAAAVPAE, from the coding sequence ATGAGCACCTGGATTGAAATCGGGGCGCTGAACGATATCCCCGTTCTCGGTTCGCGCGTCGTGCGAACGGCGTCCGGAGACATCGCGGTGTTCCGGACCGCCGATGACGAAGTGTTCGCGCTCGACGATCGCTGTCCGCACAAGGGCGGACCGCTGTCGCAAGGCATCGTCCACAACAAGCGCGTCACCTGTCCGCTGCACAATTTCGTCATTGAGCTCAAGAGCGGTACGGCGGTCGCGCCGGATGAGGGATGTACGCGCGCGCATCCGACCAAGGTGGAGAATGACATCGTCTGGCTTTGCGTCCAGACGGCGGCGGCCGTGCCCGCCGAGTGA
- a CDS encoding nitrate reductase, whose protein sequence is MPVKTTCPYCGVGCGVIADRDASGAVTVRGDPLHPANFGRLCAKGSALAETIGLEGRLLAPVVNGQEATWDAALDHVAEGFGRVVREHGPDSVAFYVSGQILTEDYYVINKLAKGFIGTANIDTNSRLCMASSVAGHKRAFGSDTVPGCYEDLESADLLVLVGSNAAWCHPILYQRMVAAKANNPECRIVVIDPRRTATCDGADLHLPLRSGSDSVLFNGLLAHLASRDAIDSAFVDGSTTGAEAALQQVAGQTVAQTAEICGLAEGAVALFFDWFAKIERVVTLYSQGVNQSSSGVDKVNAIINCHLLTGRIGRPGMGPFSLTGQPNAMGGREVGGLANQLAAHMEIENPRHRDIVQRFWQSPIIAGKQGLKAVDMFDAIADRRIKAVWIMSTNPLVSLPDADRVRRALDACELVVVSDCMRDTDTTRHAHVLLPALTWGEKDGTVTNSERRISRQRRFLPAPGAARADWQTVCDVARRMGFSGFDYPNAAAIFREHARLSSFENDGTRDFDLSALNTLDDRAYDALTPIQWPVTREYPTGTPRMFETANFFTADRKARFVPVTPRAAVNATSRDHPLVLNTGRVRDQWHTMTRTGKSARLLAHVFEPCAEFHPDDARMAGVENGGLARLTSRWGEMVARVVVTAEQRRGCVFVPMHWNGEYAGDGRVNALVNPATDPISGQPESKHTPVKAAAYLPKWHAFILSRQEIERPAAGYWVGGLSGTCWRMELAGDERPPSWRDWARAQLRVGYDDIEWIAYRDPKAGRFRYAAVRAGRLEGCVFIAPDHKLVSRSWLSGLFAEQAISPNARMSLLTGQPLDASQDVGPIVCSCFGVGQHQISAEIQRGAASVEDVGRRLKAGTNCGACKPEIGKLLRGAAVRDSQPA, encoded by the coding sequence GTGCCAGTGAAGACAACCTGCCCGTATTGCGGCGTCGGCTGCGGCGTCATCGCTGACAGAGATGCCTCGGGCGCGGTAACCGTTCGGGGCGATCCGCTTCATCCCGCAAATTTCGGGCGGCTGTGCGCGAAAGGCTCGGCGCTCGCCGAGACCATCGGCCTCGAGGGGCGGTTGCTGGCGCCCGTCGTCAATGGGCAGGAAGCGACCTGGGATGCGGCGCTCGATCATGTCGCGGAGGGGTTTGGCAGAGTCGTCCGCGAGCATGGGCCGGATTCGGTCGCCTTCTATGTCTCCGGCCAGATTCTGACCGAGGACTATTACGTCATCAATAAGCTCGCCAAGGGCTTCATCGGCACCGCCAATATCGACACCAATTCCCGGCTGTGCATGGCGTCGAGCGTGGCGGGGCACAAGCGCGCGTTCGGCAGCGACACTGTTCCGGGCTGCTATGAGGATCTCGAAAGCGCCGATCTTCTGGTCCTCGTCGGCTCCAATGCCGCCTGGTGCCATCCGATCCTTTACCAGCGCATGGTGGCGGCCAAGGCCAACAACCCTGAGTGCCGTATTGTCGTCATCGACCCACGGCGGACTGCGACATGTGACGGCGCCGATCTGCACCTGCCGCTTCGCTCGGGCAGCGATTCGGTGCTGTTTAACGGATTGCTCGCGCATCTTGCGTCGCGCGACGCCATCGACAGCGCGTTCGTGGATGGCTCCACTACCGGCGCCGAAGCCGCGTTGCAACAGGTCGCCGGCCAGACGGTTGCGCAGACCGCCGAAATCTGCGGCCTCGCCGAGGGCGCGGTGGCGTTGTTTTTCGACTGGTTTGCCAAAATCGAGCGGGTCGTCACGCTCTATTCGCAGGGCGTCAACCAGTCGAGCAGCGGCGTCGACAAGGTCAATGCAATCATCAACTGTCATTTGTTGACCGGCCGTATCGGGCGGCCCGGCATGGGCCCGTTCTCGCTGACCGGACAACCCAACGCGATGGGTGGACGGGAAGTCGGCGGGCTGGCCAATCAACTCGCCGCCCACATGGAGATCGAGAACCCGCGACACCGCGATATCGTCCAGCGCTTCTGGCAGTCGCCAATCATCGCGGGCAAGCAGGGCCTCAAGGCCGTCGACATGTTCGACGCGATCGCCGACCGGCGCATCAAGGCGGTCTGGATCATGTCCACCAATCCACTGGTCAGCCTGCCGGATGCCGATCGCGTCCGTCGCGCGCTCGATGCGTGCGAACTTGTCGTTGTCTCCGATTGCATGCGCGATACCGACACGACGCGTCATGCCCACGTATTGCTGCCTGCGCTCACCTGGGGCGAAAAGGACGGCACCGTCACCAACTCCGAACGCCGCATCTCCCGGCAGCGGCGGTTCCTGCCGGCGCCCGGCGCTGCAAGGGCCGATTGGCAGACGGTCTGCGACGTCGCCCGGCGCATGGGTTTTTCGGGGTTCGACTATCCGAACGCTGCCGCGATCTTCCGCGAGCACGCGAGACTCTCCAGTTTCGAGAACGACGGGACGCGCGATTTCGATCTGTCGGCCCTGAATACGCTCGACGATCGCGCCTATGATGCGCTTACGCCGATCCAGTGGCCGGTGACGCGCGAATATCCGACCGGCACGCCGCGGATGTTCGAAACCGCAAACTTCTTCACGGCAGACCGCAAGGCCCGTTTCGTGCCGGTGACGCCGCGTGCCGCCGTCAACGCGACCAGCCGGGACCATCCGCTGGTGCTCAACACCGGGCGGGTCCGCGATCAGTGGCACACCATGACGCGGACGGGAAAATCGGCGCGGCTGCTGGCGCATGTTTTCGAGCCATGCGCTGAATTCCATCCCGACGATGCGCGCATGGCAGGCGTCGAGAATGGCGGGCTTGCGCGACTGACCAGTCGCTGGGGCGAAATGGTGGCGCGCGTTGTCGTCACCGCCGAACAGCGGCGCGGCTGTGTCTTCGTGCCGATGCACTGGAACGGCGAATACGCCGGCGACGGCCGGGTCAACGCGCTGGTCAATCCAGCGACCGATCCGATCTCCGGGCAGCCGGAGTCCAAGCACACGCCGGTCAAGGCGGCTGCTTACCTGCCGAAATGGCATGCCTTCATCCTTAGCCGGCAGGAGATCGAGCGTCCTGCTGCGGGCTACTGGGTTGGTGGGCTGTCAGGCACCTGCTGGCGGATGGAACTCGCTGGCGACGAGCGGCCGCCGAGCTGGCGCGATTGGGCGCGGGCGCAGCTTCGCGTCGGGTATGACGACATCGAGTGGATCGCCTATCGCGATCCGAAGGCCGGCCGTTTCCGCTACGCGGCCGTTCGCGCCGGCCGGCTGGAAGGTTGCGTATTTATCGCTCCCGATCACAAGCTGGTCTCGCGGTCGTGGTTATCAGGGCTATTCGCCGAGCAGGCAATATCGCCGAATGCGCGGATGTCGCTGCTGACAGGGCAGCCGCTCGATGCCAGCCAGGATGTCGGGCCGATCGTGTGCTCGTGCTTCGGCGTCGGACAGCATCAGATCTCGGCCGAAATCCAAAGGGGGGCGGCCAGCGTCGAAGACGTCGGCCGGCGTCTGAAGGCCGGTACCAATTGCGGTGCCTGCAAGCCGGAGATCGGCAAGCTGCTGCGCGGCGCGGCCGTGCGGGACTCGCAGCCGGCATGA
- the nhaA gene encoding Na+/H+ antiporter NhaA, translated as MTAKAPASGESDNAGLYGGVVLGLTAIAALIVANSPLGPQYEALLRTTGEVRIGSIGLSKTVDHWINDGLMAVFFLLVGLEIKREAIEGALSSAKQAALPVIAAFGGFVTPAAIFAAVNWGDAHALRGWAIPAATDIAFALGVCAMLGRKVPASLKTFLLALAIIDDLMAIVVIAIFYTADLSVLALALGALGVVALAVLNLLDVRRPSFYLIAGLFTWVCVLKSGVHATLAGVAVGLAMPLTRRDGHSLLEDTEHALRPWVIFAIVPIFAFANAGVSLHGLTLSKLAEPITLGIIAGLFVGKQVGVFVASMLAIRLGLAAMPEGTTTTKLYAMAVLTGIGFTMSLFIGTLAFDDEAVLKQVRLGVLMASLLSGIVAALVFSAISRSSRTSPPR; from the coding sequence ATGACGGCCAAGGCTCCGGCATCTGGCGAATCCGACAACGCGGGTCTCTATGGAGGCGTCGTTCTCGGCCTTACCGCCATCGCCGCTCTCATCGTTGCAAACTCGCCCCTTGGGCCGCAATACGAGGCGCTGTTGCGGACCACCGGCGAGGTCCGGATCGGATCGATCGGACTGAGCAAGACCGTCGATCACTGGATCAATGACGGCTTGATGGCGGTGTTCTTTCTGCTGGTAGGGCTCGAGATCAAGCGCGAGGCGATCGAGGGCGCGCTGTCGAGCGCAAAGCAGGCCGCATTGCCCGTGATCGCCGCGTTCGGCGGCTTCGTCACACCGGCCGCGATCTTTGCCGCGGTGAACTGGGGCGATGCCCACGCGTTGCGCGGCTGGGCCATACCGGCGGCGACCGACATCGCCTTTGCATTGGGTGTTTGCGCCATGCTGGGACGCAAGGTGCCGGCTTCGCTGAAGACCTTTCTGTTGGCGCTCGCGATTATCGACGATCTGATGGCGATCGTCGTCATCGCGATCTTCTATACCGCCGACCTTTCGGTTCTGGCACTGGCGCTCGGCGCACTTGGCGTCGTGGCGCTCGCGGTTCTCAACCTGCTCGATGTGCGCAGGCCATCGTTCTATCTGATCGCGGGATTGTTCACCTGGGTCTGCGTTCTGAAATCCGGCGTGCATGCGACGCTGGCCGGCGTCGCTGTCGGCCTTGCGATGCCGCTGACCAGACGCGACGGGCATAGCCTGCTCGAAGATACCGAACACGCGTTGAGACCGTGGGTGATTTTCGCCATCGTGCCGATTTTCGCCTTCGCGAATGCCGGCGTATCGCTTCACGGATTGACCTTGTCAAAGCTGGCGGAGCCGATAACGCTTGGCATTATCGCAGGGCTTTTCGTCGGCAAGCAGGTCGGGGTGTTTGTCGCTTCGATGCTTGCGATCAGGCTGGGCCTGGCTGCGATGCCGGAAGGGACCACGACTACAAAACTCTATGCAATGGCCGTCCTGACCGGCATCGGCTTCACCATGAGCCTCTTCATCGGCACGCTGGCGTTCGACGACGAAGCGGTCCTTAAGCAAGTCCGGCTTGGCGTTCTCATGGCTTCGCTGCTGTCTGGTATCGTCGCTGCGCTGGTGTTCTCGGCGATCTCGCGGTCGAGCAGAACTTCACCTCCCCGATAA
- a CDS encoding TetR/AcrR family transcriptional regulator: protein MPPRPARKALNAYHHGDLRDALVQAALHEVELGGPEAISISALAKKLGVSQPAPYKHFADRETLLTAVTAEAFRQFSAMMRTAIEKPSKQSKLSRFAQLTLDFGLRRNGIYRLMFASRTMACAPKGSELHSAAMETFELLVEALEVPAVGLLRERSALKVWASLHGVIMLAEQGLLTGQVAHVSREELVEDIVEETKLALSVAINTAGKAGS from the coding sequence ATGCCGCCTCGACCCGCACGCAAAGCGCTCAACGCCTATCACCATGGGGATCTCCGCGATGCCCTGGTTCAGGCCGCGTTGCACGAAGTCGAGCTCGGCGGCCCCGAAGCGATCAGCATCAGCGCGCTTGCCAAGAAACTCGGCGTCTCGCAGCCGGCGCCCTACAAGCATTTTGCCGATCGCGAGACGCTGCTGACCGCCGTCACGGCCGAAGCGTTCCGCCAGTTCAGCGCGATGATGCGTACTGCGATCGAAAAGCCGTCGAAGCAATCGAAGCTGTCGCGCTTCGCGCAGCTCACGCTTGATTTCGGCCTGCGCCGCAACGGCATCTATCGCCTGATGTTCGCTTCGCGAACCATGGCATGTGCGCCGAAAGGCAGCGAGCTGCACAGCGCGGCAATGGAAACCTTCGAACTCCTGGTGGAAGCGCTGGAGGTCCCCGCCGTGGGGCTGTTGCGCGAGCGTAGCGCCCTGAAGGTCTGGGCTTCGCTGCACGGCGTGATCATGCTTGCCGAACAGGGATTGCTCACCGGCCAGGTTGCCCATGTCAGCCGGGAAGAACTGGTCGAGGATATTGTCGAGGAAACCAAGCTCGCGCTGTCGGTCGCCATCAATACGGCCGGCAAGGCTGGTTCATGA
- a CDS encoding ferredoxin produces MAGKLKIRVDQDKCQGHARCKSLAPELFDLDEFGNAHEVGDGSVPAGLEDKAWLAQSNCPEIAIEVTEE; encoded by the coding sequence ATGGCTGGAAAGCTGAAAATCCGCGTCGACCAGGACAAATGTCAGGGCCATGCGCGCTGCAAATCACTGGCGCCCGAACTGTTCGACCTCGACGAATTCGGCAACGCACACGAAGTCGGCGACGGCTCCGTGCCCGCGGGCCTGGAAGACAAGGCATGGCTCGCTCAGAGCAACTGCCCCGAGATCGCCATCGAGGTGACCGAGGAATAA
- a CDS encoding cytochrome P450 translates to MSDSASIMPEHPPVTDWVNDFDHTDPTWTENPFPIWEKLRAASPVVHTDRFLGCYMPTTYEAVKEIAYDTDHFSSRRVIVRDVRPEITARAPPITSDPPEHKPAKQLLLPPFTPDAMKKLEPRVRAICNELIDEFIADGKCDAAARYTKHVPVRAIAHMLGIPEKDGDLFIRWIHGILELGIKDDNALMEAVREMTGYFAGHIEHRKKHPTDDLISTLMNARDKDGNPLADEHVLGSLRLLLIAGIDTTWSAIGSSLWHLAKTPADRERLVAEPELMPLAVEELLRAYSPVTMAREVMKETTVSGCPVKPGNMVLLSFPAANRDPAMFPDAEKVVIDRKENRHAAFGLGIHRCVGSNLARMEMTVAIEEWLKRIPDFRLDPAGKVTWSEGTVRGPRQLPVLFGKAS, encoded by the coding sequence ATGTCCGATTCCGCCAGCATCATGCCCGAACATCCCCCGGTCACCGATTGGGTCAACGATTTCGACCACACCGATCCGACATGGACGGAAAACCCGTTCCCGATCTGGGAAAAGCTGCGCGCGGCGTCGCCCGTCGTTCACACCGATCGGTTTCTCGGCTGCTACATGCCGACCACCTACGAGGCGGTAAAGGAAATCGCCTACGACACCGACCATTTTTCGTCGCGGCGCGTCATCGTGCGCGACGTGCGGCCGGAGATCACGGCGAGGGCGCCGCCGATCACCTCCGATCCGCCCGAGCACAAGCCGGCAAAGCAATTGCTGCTGCCGCCGTTCACGCCGGATGCGATGAAGAAGCTCGAGCCGCGGGTGCGCGCGATCTGTAACGAGCTGATCGACGAGTTCATCGCCGACGGAAAATGTGACGCTGCCGCTCGCTACACCAAGCACGTTCCGGTTCGCGCCATCGCGCATATGCTCGGGATTCCCGAGAAGGACGGCGATCTCTTCATCAGGTGGATTCACGGTATCCTCGAACTCGGTATCAAGGATGACAACGCGCTGATGGAGGCGGTGAGGGAGATGACCGGCTATTTTGCCGGCCATATCGAGCATCGCAAGAAGCATCCGACCGACGACCTGATCTCGACGCTGATGAATGCGAGGGACAAGGACGGAAACCCGCTGGCGGACGAGCATGTGCTGGGTTCGCTGCGGCTGCTCCTGATCGCCGGCATCGACACCACCTGGAGCGCGATCGGCTCCTCGCTGTGGCATCTGGCGAAGACGCCGGCGGACCGCGAGCGCCTCGTCGCGGAGCCCGAACTGATGCCGCTTGCGGTCGAGGAATTGCTGCGGGCCTATTCGCCGGTGACGATGGCGCGCGAGGTGATGAAGGAGACGACCGTCAGCGGCTGTCCGGTGAAGCCCGGCAACATGGTACTGTTGTCGTTCCCGGCCGCGAACCGCGATCCGGCGATGTTCCCAGATGCCGAAAAGGTGGTGATCGACCGCAAGGAAAATCGCCACGCTGCGTTCGGCCTCGGCATTCACCGCTGCGTCGGCTCCAACCTGGCGCGCATGGAAATGACCGTTGCGATCGAGGAGTGGCTGAAGCGAATTCCGGATTTCAGGCTCGATCCCGCCGGCAAGGTCACCTGGTCGGAAGGCACCGTGCGCGGCCCGCGCCAGTTGCCTGTTCTGTTCGGCAAGGCGAGCTGA
- a CDS encoding ferredoxin yields MAGNRGLVVRIGVKKCQGHARCHALAPELFELDEFGNARVRGCGQVSSALEDKAWIARANCPELAIEIVEETHVAG; encoded by the coding sequence ATGGCCGGAAATCGCGGGCTCGTCGTCCGAATCGGTGTGAAGAAGTGCCAGGGGCACGCACGTTGTCATGCGCTGGCGCCCGAGCTGTTTGAGCTTGATGAATTCGGCAACGCGCGTGTCCGCGGCTGTGGCCAAGTCTCCTCCGCTCTCGAAGACAAGGCCTGGATCGCCAGAGCCAATTGCCCGGAACTGGCGATCGAGATCGTCGAGGAGACGCATGTGGCAGGCTGA
- a CDS encoding DOPA 4,5-dioxygenase family protein, producing the protein MTGEPETGGPRPLREIASYHAHIYYDPAASRAEAEQLRTWIGERFSVTLGRWHDVKVGPHDQAMYQVAFGREIFPELVPWLMLNHGKLSVLVHPNTTNPRRDHLADPIWIGPALAVHADKLPEHAEMEEAPAPNTNPILRP; encoded by the coding sequence ATGACGGGTGAGCCGGAGACAGGCGGTCCGCGACCGTTACGCGAGATCGCGAGCTACCACGCCCATATCTATTACGATCCGGCGGCGTCGCGGGCCGAGGCCGAGCAGTTGCGAACCTGGATCGGTGAGCGCTTCTCGGTCACGCTCGGACGCTGGCACGACGTCAAGGTCGGCCCGCACGATCAGGCCATGTACCAGGTCGCCTTTGGGCGGGAGATATTCCCCGAGTTGGTGCCCTGGCTGATGCTCAACCATGGCAAATTGAGCGTTCTGGTCCACCCGAATACGACCAACCCGCGCCGAGACCATCTCGCCGATCCGATCTGGATCGGGCCGGCGCTCGCCGTGCATGCCGACAAGCTACCGGAGCACGCCGAGATGGAAGAGGCGCCTGCGCCGAATACCAATCCGATTCTGCGGCCCTGA